In Triticum aestivum cultivar Chinese Spring chromosome 5B, IWGSC CS RefSeq v2.1, whole genome shotgun sequence, the following proteins share a genomic window:
- the LOC123116795 gene encoding uncharacterized protein: protein MAQEEVRLKLMKNNTTTPSHPAFIATDYKSRECFNCGEKGHLIRSCTAPRRNMRGRGRGYNRGGLRGGRGRGYSGGQRANVAVSEEGSSLATQEESKKRTESTGDKDHEDFSYGNFAHFVSTDEGEANGEEAWDWNQA from the exons ATGGCACAGGAGGAGGTCCGATTAAAGTTGATGAAGAACAATACAACGACTCCATCTCATCCAGCCTTCATAGCAACCGACTATAAGAGCAGAGAGTGCTTCAACTGCGGTGAGAAGGGTCATTTGATTCGTTCTTGCACGGCTCCACGTAGGAACATGCGTGGAAGGGGGAGaggatataaccgaggtggattaagGGGAGGCCGAGGCCGGGGATACTCTGGTGGTCAAAGGGCAAATGTGGCAGTCTCAGAAGAAGGATCCTCACTCGCAACCCAAGAAGAATCAAAGAAAAGAACAGAAAGCACAGGTGATAAGGATCATGAGGATTTTAGTTACGGCAACTTTGCTCACTTTGTATCTACAGATGAAG GAGAGGCAAACGGGGAAGAGGCTTGGGACTGGAACCAGGCGTAA